One window from the genome of Salisaeta longa DSM 21114 encodes:
- a CDS encoding DedA family protein, whose protein sequence is MIEWVGNFFEWMELLAPAWAYAVLLLVAYGENVVPPIPGDLVVVFGGYLAGIGRLNLLVVIVLATAGGAAGFMTMYAIGRRFGAAALDPDRMRWLPSEGLERAQQWMDRYGFGVVLANRFLSGARSVISLTVGAAQMDATRTAIYCTISAAVWISIITYAGYAVGENWRIIGEYLRAYGRVVLVVLFLVGLAWLGQKYLRASDDTA, encoded by the coding sequence ATGATTGAATGGGTTGGCAACTTTTTCGAGTGGATGGAGCTGCTGGCGCCTGCATGGGCGTACGCGGTGCTGCTCCTTGTGGCCTACGGCGAAAACGTTGTGCCGCCCATTCCCGGCGACCTCGTGGTCGTGTTTGGGGGCTATCTCGCGGGCATCGGACGCCTCAATCTCTTGGTTGTTATCGTTTTGGCTACGGCGGGCGGCGCGGCCGGCTTCATGACGATGTACGCCATCGGCCGGCGCTTTGGGGCCGCGGCCCTAGACCCCGACCGGATGCGCTGGCTCCCGTCGGAGGGGCTCGAACGCGCCCAGCAGTGGATGGACCGCTACGGCTTTGGCGTGGTGCTGGCCAACCGGTTTCTCTCCGGTGCGCGCTCCGTGATTTCGCTTACGGTGGGCGCCGCGCAGATGGACGCCACGCGCACGGCCATTTACTGCACGATCAGCGCCGCGGTGTGGATAAGCATCATCACGTATGCCGGCTACGCGGTAGGGGAAAACTGGCGCATCATTGGCGAATACCTCCGGGCGTATGGACGCGTCGTGCTGGTGGTGCTCTTTCTGGTGGGCCTGGCATGGCTCGGGCAGAAATACCTCCGGGCATCGGACGATACCGCCTGA
- the ric gene encoding iron-sulfur cluster repair di-iron protein, with translation MTSLLQTSLGDLVAQNDRRAVLFDRLDLDYCCGGDQTLEAACQARGLAPSTVAAALEALDAAPPAPDATAPATDWTSRPLPALIDHIVDTHHAYLRRTLPELDALFARVSKVHSHDHPWLTDAADVFGRLRLELNAHMQKEETAIFPMIRSLAAGDARPTEDEAEALIASAEDEHDEAGAALRTLRTLSDDFTPPPDACGSFRRLLSGLDTLASDMHRHVHKENSILFPRARRRLETQRAQTS, from the coding sequence ATGACGTCCCTCCTCCAAACATCCCTTGGCGACCTCGTTGCCCAGAACGACCGCCGCGCTGTGCTCTTTGACCGCCTCGACCTGGATTACTGCTGCGGCGGCGACCAAACCCTTGAAGCGGCCTGCCAGGCGCGCGGGCTTGCCCCCAGCACCGTGGCGGCGGCGCTTGAAGCGCTCGACGCTGCCCCGCCCGCGCCCGATGCCACGGCGCCCGCCACCGATTGGACCTCGCGTCCCCTTCCCGCACTCATCGACCACATCGTCGATACGCACCACGCCTATCTGCGCCGCACGCTCCCCGAGCTCGACGCCCTCTTTGCCCGCGTCAGCAAGGTGCACAGTCACGACCACCCCTGGCTCACCGACGCCGCGGATGTGTTTGGGCGGCTGCGGCTGGAACTCAATGCGCACATGCAGAAAGAGGAGACCGCCATCTTCCCCATGATCCGGTCGCTGGCTGCCGGGGATGCGCGGCCGACCGAGGATGAGGCCGAGGCCCTGATTGCATCGGCCGAGGACGAACACGACGAAGCCGGCGCGGCCCTTCGCACGCTGCGCACCTTGTCCGATGACTTCACGCCGCCGCCCGATGCCTGCGGCAGTTTTCGGCGCTTGCTGAGTGGATTGGACACGCTGGCATCGGACATGCACCGGCACGTGCATAAGGAGAACAGCATCCTGTTTCCGCGGGCGCGCCGCCGGCTTGAGACCCAGCGCGCACAAACATCCTAG
- a CDS encoding DUF4149 domain-containing protein → MTYGWYLVIVSLHVLAATVWVGGMVFLGVAVVPVLRAPDLAPVRTTLLHRLGLRFRWVGWALLGVLVGTGLLLLHAHGYTWAHLWNGTLWQGPWGHALAWKLGFVGLVLVANAVHDFYLGPRAMKQIEADEATAAPTRRAASYLGRLTAVASIIIVILAVILARGGL, encoded by the coding sequence ATGACCTACGGCTGGTACCTTGTCATCGTAAGCCTGCACGTTCTCGCGGCCACCGTTTGGGTGGGCGGGATGGTCTTTTTGGGCGTGGCGGTCGTTCCGGTGCTGCGCGCGCCCGACCTCGCGCCCGTCCGCACCACGCTGCTGCACCGGCTCGGCCTGCGGTTCCGGTGGGTGGGGTGGGCGCTCCTTGGGGTGCTGGTGGGTACGGGCCTTCTGCTGCTGCACGCGCACGGCTACACCTGGGCGCACCTGTGGAACGGCACGCTATGGCAGGGGCCGTGGGGCCACGCGCTGGCCTGGAAGCTTGGCTTCGTCGGGCTAGTGCTCGTCGCCAACGCCGTGCACGACTTTTATCTCGGCCCGCGCGCGATGAAGCAGATCGAAGCCGACGAGGCCACGGCAGCACCGACCCGCCGCGCCGCAAGCTACCTGGGCCGCCTTACGGCCGTTGCGTCCATCATCATCGTGATCCTGGCCGTCATCCTCGCACGCGGTGGTTTGTAG
- a CDS encoding group III truncated hemoglobin, protein MPEPPPPADIQSRDDVHAVVSAFYRGIAEDPLLGPYFASVDLDAHVPRLVAFWTSIVFQSGTYRGRPFDAHAQLEGLQARHFRRWLQRFEATVDARFAGPRAARMKQRARQIATVFQSKLGVLEAGDGTARFNPNAAPSP, encoded by the coding sequence ATGCCCGAGCCCCCGCCGCCCGCCGATATACAATCGCGTGATGATGTGCACGCCGTGGTCAGCGCGTTTTACCGCGGCATTGCCGAAGACCCGCTCCTCGGGCCGTATTTTGCATCGGTCGACCTCGATGCGCACGTGCCCCGCCTGGTGGCCTTTTGGACGTCCATCGTCTTTCAGTCTGGGACCTACCGCGGCCGCCCATTCGACGCCCACGCCCAGCTTGAGGGGCTGCAGGCGCGCCACTTTCGCCGGTGGCTTCAGCGGTTTGAGGCGACCGTCGATGCGCGCTTCGCCGGGCCGCGGGCCGCGCGTATGAAGCAGCGCGCCCGCCAAATCGCCACCGTCTTTCAGTCGAAGCTCGGCGTTTTAGAGGCCGGTGATGGTACGGCACGCTTCAACCCGAATGCGGCGCCCTCGCCATAG
- a CDS encoding ABC transporter permease codes for MTDAYISIGYAQLALSAVLMLVNIGLSVWLRLGLGRKLLVASLRMTVQLLLVGLVLEWLFETRSPALLLGIALLMAGLASVAAVNRTERRFPGIYWNSLVSIVGASFVVTGVGLLGVVQAQPWFDPQYAIPLLGMVLGNALTGISLGLDRLMEGCVQQRGVLETLLGLGATRWEAGHRIVKDAMRTALIPVVNSMMVMGIVSLPGMMTGQILAGAAPADAVRYQVVIMFMIAACTALASLGAVLLGFRVLFSRRHALRLDRLREAEDNNWLAG; via the coding sequence ATGACTGACGCCTACATCTCCATCGGCTACGCGCAGCTGGCCCTCTCGGCCGTGCTCATGCTCGTCAACATCGGGCTGTCGGTGTGGCTGCGGTTGGGCCTTGGGCGGAAGTTGCTTGTGGCGTCGCTGCGCATGACGGTGCAACTGCTCCTTGTGGGCCTCGTGCTGGAGTGGCTCTTCGAGACGCGCTCGCCGGCGCTGCTTCTGGGCATTGCCCTGCTCATGGCCGGATTGGCGAGCGTCGCCGCGGTCAACCGCACCGAACGGCGCTTTCCGGGCATCTACTGGAACAGCCTGGTATCCATCGTGGGGGCGTCGTTTGTGGTGACGGGCGTGGGGCTGTTGGGCGTCGTGCAGGCGCAGCCGTGGTTCGACCCGCAGTATGCCATCCCGCTCCTGGGCATGGTGCTGGGCAACGCGCTCACGGGCATCTCGCTGGGGCTCGACCGCCTCATGGAGGGGTGTGTGCAGCAGCGCGGCGTGCTCGAAACGCTCCTGGGCCTGGGAGCCACGCGCTGGGAGGCCGGGCATCGCATCGTGAAAGACGCCATGCGCACGGCGCTCATCCCCGTGGTGAACTCCATGATGGTGATGGGCATCGTCAGCCTGCCGGGCATGATGACCGGACAGATTCTCGCGGGCGCCGCGCCGGCCGATGCGGTGCGCTACCAGGTCGTCATCATGTTCATGATTGCCGCCTGCACGGCACTCGCGTCCCTCGGGGCGGTGCTGCTGGGCTTCCGCGTGCTGTTCTCGCGTCGGCACGCCTTGCGCCTCGATCGCCTCCGCGAAGCCGAAGACAACAACTGGCTGGCCGGGTGA
- a CDS encoding plastocyanin/azurin family copper-binding protein: MTTRVFASLLLLLLALGVVGPTTGLATDAPPRTITIEPQGNQLAFATKAFTVQAGETVRLVFKNTATSPAMQHNVVLLNTMDDAAATRVGQAALSAADFVPDDPAVMAATPVAKPGETVSVTFTAPEAPGKYRFLCTFPGHYVSMQGTMTVK, translated from the coding sequence ATGACGACTCGTGTATTTGCCTCCCTCCTTTTGTTGCTCTTGGCCCTCGGGGTCGTAGGCCCAACCACCGGCCTGGCCACCGATGCGCCCCCGCGCACCATCACCATTGAGCCCCAGGGCAACCAGCTGGCGTTTGCCACCAAAGCGTTCACCGTACAAGCCGGCGAGACGGTGCGGCTGGTATTCAAGAACACGGCCACCAGTCCGGCCATGCAGCACAACGTGGTGCTCCTGAACACGATGGACGACGCCGCAGCCACCCGCGTGGGGCAGGCCGCGCTCTCGGCAGCAGACTTCGTGCCCGACGACCCGGCAGTGATGGCCGCTACGCCGGTGGCCAAGCCCGGCGAAACGGTGTCCGTCACGTTCACGGCCCCCGAAGCGCCCGGCAAGTACCGGTTCCTGTGCACGTTCCCGGGCCACTATGTGTCGATGCAAGGCACCATGACAGTCAAGTAG
- the nirK gene encoding copper-containing nitrite reductase, giving the protein MLQTNRRTASDRSNVSRRSFMKGLGTAAAAGGFMASGLEAFGADYAMERPDIPLGPVGRKVNRVAADPTDIPPPIRRHTSKTHDITLTSEEVVAEIEPGVTFNFMTFGGQVPGPMIRVRQGDTVNLTLTNDASNRMPHNVDFHAVYGPGGGAEATLVAPGQSRSFSFQAMYPGAFIYHCAVPNLDYHIASGMFGMIVVEPPEGLPPVDHEFYIGQHEVYTNKKTGEAGHHAFDFDAMMDEKPSYVLLNGAKYGLTPDRLGAMEANVGETARVFMVTGGPNLTSSFHPIGNVWTDVWREGAIQSAPEKNVQTTPVAPGSCGIFHMKFPVPGPVFLVDHALSRVARKGAKATINVTGPEQPDIFAAR; this is encoded by the coding sequence ATGCTACAGACCAACCGCAGGACCGCATCCGATCGTTCAAATGTTTCGCGCCGCTCGTTCATGAAGGGCCTGGGCACCGCGGCTGCCGCCGGAGGCTTCATGGCCTCGGGGCTGGAGGCCTTTGGTGCCGACTACGCCATGGAGCGGCCCGATATTCCGCTTGGGCCGGTTGGCCGCAAGGTCAACCGCGTGGCAGCCGACCCGACCGACATTCCGCCGCCCATCCGCCGGCACACCTCCAAGACGCACGACATTACCCTCACTTCAGAAGAGGTGGTGGCTGAGATTGAGCCCGGCGTCACGTTCAACTTCATGACGTTTGGCGGTCAGGTGCCGGGTCCTATGATTCGGGTGCGACAGGGCGATACCGTCAACCTAACCCTGACTAACGACGCCTCCAACCGCATGCCGCACAACGTGGACTTCCACGCGGTGTACGGGCCGGGCGGCGGCGCCGAGGCCACGCTTGTAGCGCCGGGGCAGTCGCGCTCGTTTAGCTTTCAGGCCATGTACCCCGGCGCCTTCATCTACCACTGTGCGGTGCCCAACCTGGATTATCACATCGCCAGCGGCATGTTTGGGATGATCGTGGTAGAACCGCCCGAGGGCTTACCCCCGGTCGACCACGAGTTTTACATCGGGCAGCACGAGGTGTACACGAACAAAAAGACGGGCGAAGCAGGGCATCACGCGTTCGACTTTGACGCTATGATGGACGAAAAGCCGTCCTATGTGCTTCTAAACGGCGCAAAATACGGCTTAACACCCGATCGGTTGGGCGCGATGGAGGCCAACGTGGGCGAGACGGCGCGCGTGTTTATGGTAACCGGCGGCCCAAACCTCACCAGCAGCTTCCACCCCATTGGCAACGTGTGGACCGACGTGTGGCGCGAAGGCGCCATTCAAAGTGCACCGGAGAAGAACGTGCAAACCACGCCGGTGGCGCCCGGAAGCTGCGGCATCTTCCACATGAAGTTTCCCGTGCCGGGGCCCGTCTTTTTGGTCGACCACGCGCTGTCGCGCGTTGCGCGGAAAGGCGCAAAGGCCACCATCAACGTGACCGGCCCCGAGCAGCCCGACATCTTTGCGGCGCGCTAG
- a CDS encoding plastocyanin/azurin family copper-binding protein → MQTFFSLRRLSLLALSVLFLTACGGSSGDASSASAEQQATASTSQATPAGVDKLVTIEPKGNQMKYKQTEFTVAPGAKVKLVFDNTATSPSMQHNVVVLTKGPTDEHFQEVGTTGMQAGMSNDYVPDLPLVLAATPIAKPGETVSVTFTAPSETGDYGYVCTFPGHWATMQGVMHVRS, encoded by the coding sequence ATGCAAACGTTTTTCTCGCTTCGCCGCTTGTCTTTGCTGGCGCTTTCGGTGCTGTTTCTTACCGCCTGCGGCGGTTCTAGCGGCGACGCCTCATCCGCTTCTGCAGAGCAGCAGGCCACCGCTTCGACGTCGCAAGCCACACCGGCCGGCGTTGACAAGCTGGTGACCATCGAGCCGAAAGGCAACCAGATGAAGTACAAGCAAACGGAGTTTACGGTAGCGCCCGGGGCCAAGGTGAAGCTCGTGTTTGACAACACCGCAACCAGCCCGTCCATGCAGCACAACGTGGTGGTGCTTACCAAAGGCCCCACGGATGAGCACTTTCAGGAGGTGGGTACCACCGGGATGCAGGCCGGCATGAGCAACGACTACGTCCCCGACCTGCCGCTTGTGTTGGCTGCCACCCCAATTGCCAAGCCCGGCGAAACCGTTTCGGTAACCTTCACGGCGCCGTCAGAGACGGGCGACTACGGCTACGTGTGCACCTTCCCCGGCCACTGGGCCACCATGCAAGGCGTTATGCACGTCCGCTCGTAG
- a CDS encoding helix-turn-helix transcriptional regulator has translation MRALDLVGSDTRRRLLQLIKRRGSLSLDDAMQALDMARTTVREHLLRLEEKDLVERFTRSEGRGRPRLYYKMTPRAQILFPSRDGELLGELITFLEDHAAEDLVASFFEHYWAERTQRVQQQLDAEASDDLEARLRVLLRILEAEGFMPKVEHDGGQLTIRECNCPFPETVKRTHLPCRLEAAFYEALFDTDVERTRYMPDGAASCSYALPVPSPSTDEPPVPTADEQAP, from the coding sequence ATGCGTGCCCTCGACCTTGTAGGATCCGACACGCGCCGCCGGCTGCTCCAGCTTATTAAACGACGCGGCAGCCTATCGCTCGATGACGCCATGCAGGCACTGGACATGGCGCGCACCACCGTGCGCGAGCACTTGCTGCGGCTGGAAGAAAAAGACCTTGTGGAGCGCTTTACGCGGTCGGAAGGGCGCGGGCGGCCGCGTTTGTATTACAAGATGACCCCGCGGGCGCAAATCCTCTTTCCGTCCCGCGATGGCGAGCTGCTGGGCGAACTGATTACGTTTCTGGAGGATCACGCAGCCGAGGACCTTGTCGCTTCGTTTTTTGAACACTACTGGGCCGAGCGCACCCAGCGCGTGCAGCAGCAACTCGACGCCGAAGCTTCCGACGACCTTGAGGCGCGGCTGCGCGTGCTTCTGCGCATTCTTGAGGCGGAGGGCTTTATGCCGAAGGTTGAACACGACGGGGGCCAACTTACCATCCGCGAGTGCAACTGCCCGTTTCCCGAGACCGTGAAGCGCACCCACCTACCGTGCCGCCTAGAGGCTGCGTTCTATGAGGCGCTTTTCGACACCGATGTGGAGCGGACGCGCTACATGCCCGATGGTGCGGCTTCCTGCTCATACGCGCTTCCCGTACCCAGTCCTTCGACCGACGAACCTCCGGTGCCCACAGCAGACGAACAGGCGCCGTGA
- the nosD gene encoding nitrous oxide reductase family maturation protein NosD — protein MVTRLRFQRLWQAARCVVLGLAVAGLAAPAAGQTLAQRLAAAAPGDTVVVRGGIHPGPFSIDTPLVLIGRGRPVLSGNGATHVVTINAPHVTVQGFVIRRSGKQLNQDHAGVMVRAPRATVRDNVLRDVLHGIYVKGVGHAYIQNNRITGQKTRALAQRGNGIHLWKSTHNRIAGNRIRHTRDGIYFSFADRSQVLRNTVHHVRYGLHYMYSDHNTFAHNVFYGNVSGSALMYSSEVTARHNTFRNNRSQGGYGLLVQSLEASTFTDNRLIGNTFGVYLENTSNSRFEGNVVARNYTGVRLTGSSMGNRFSGNVVEGNLHTAALAGTQGANTWHIGGRGNYWGPTGLLDLTGDGVSEWPHRTVDLMAVARADFPLVGVLAGSPGLALAERVVQRVPLASVPTIVDPHPLMYAPGAQAGGGWPGWAVGLLGAGVLVGWGGYRWILSLRNGA, from the coding sequence ATGGTCACACGACTACGCTTTCAGAGGCTTTGGCAGGCGGCGCGCTGCGTTGTTCTGGGGCTGGCGGTCGCCGGTCTGGCCGCGCCGGCCGCGGGGCAGACGCTAGCGCAACGCCTGGCCGCTGCTGCGCCCGGCGATACGGTGGTGGTGCGCGGCGGCATCCATCCCGGGCCGTTTTCGATTGACACGCCGCTCGTTCTCATCGGGCGGGGCCGGCCGGTGCTCAGCGGCAACGGAGCGACGCACGTCGTCACGATCAACGCGCCGCATGTGACGGTGCAAGGGTTTGTCATTCGCCGGTCGGGGAAGCAACTCAACCAAGATCATGCCGGCGTCATGGTTCGCGCGCCGCGCGCTACCGTGCGCGACAACGTGCTGCGCGATGTGCTGCACGGCATCTACGTGAAGGGCGTCGGGCATGCGTACATCCAAAACAACCGCATTACCGGCCAAAAAACGCGCGCGCTGGCGCAGCGGGGCAACGGCATCCACCTGTGGAAGTCGACCCACAACCGCATCGCCGGCAACCGGATTCGGCATACCCGCGACGGCATCTACTTCTCGTTTGCCGACCGCTCGCAGGTGCTGCGCAACACCGTGCATCACGTGCGCTACGGCCTGCACTACATGTACTCCGACCACAACACGTTTGCGCACAACGTTTTTTATGGCAACGTGTCGGGGTCGGCATTGATGTACTCATCGGAGGTGACGGCGCGCCACAACACCTTCCGTAACAACCGGTCGCAGGGCGGCTACGGACTCCTCGTGCAGTCGCTGGAGGCGTCCACGTTTACCGACAATCGCCTGATCGGCAACACGTTTGGGGTATATCTGGAAAACACGAGCAACAGCCGCTTTGAAGGGAACGTAGTGGCGCGCAACTACACGGGCGTGCGGCTTACGGGCAGCTCGATGGGCAATCGTTTCAGCGGAAATGTGGTGGAGGGCAACCTGCACACCGCGGCGCTCGCGGGCACCCAGGGGGCCAACACGTGGCACATTGGCGGCCGTGGCAACTACTGGGGCCCTACGGGATTGCTGGACCTCACCGGCGACGGCGTGAGCGAGTGGCCGCACCGCACCGTCGATCTGATGGCGGTGGCCCGGGCCGATTTTCCGCTCGTTGGCGTGCTGGCCGGGAGTCCGGGCCTTGCGCTTGCGGAGCGCGTCGTTCAGCGTGTGCCGCTGGCGTCGGTGCCCACAATCGTCGATCCGCACCCGCTGATGTACGCGCCGGGCGCCCAGGCGGGCGGCGGCTGGCCGGGCTGGGCCGTGGGCCTGCTGGGCGCTGGGGTGCTGGTTGGGTGGGGCGGCTACCGATGGATTCTTTCGCTACGCAACGGGGCATGA
- the nosZ gene encoding Sec-dependent nitrous-oxide reductase — translation MRSRISQSLSFVLLLAFGLGLAGCGTESSSTGADGGAPASYVPPGEKDNYYLFYSGGHSGNVWVAGLPSLRMIQKIPVFTPAPGMGYGYTKETKEMMGEYTWGDVHHPGLSKTNGRYDGRWLFVNDNANNRIARISLRDFKTKQILGPIPNSMGNHGSSFVTPNTTYVLVATRFSVPLPKGTYAPVETYEENFNGIVSGVKVDSTTGEMSVGWQIKTPPFNWDLGSTGKGPSHGWAFWTSYNTEMAHDSLEINASQRDRDYAAFVNWKRAAEIVANGNAGTRNGVPFIDPAEHEGVMYYVPVSKSPHGIDASPSGRWIVASGKLQPTATVFDFKQVLTAIENKDFQGEFRGVPVINYESIVEGEVPVGQGPLHTQFDGEGNAYTSLYIESSVAKWKLPPWDEATAQDMSKAVVDKISVHYNVGHIVIGGSDTKDPYGEWLVAMNKLSKGRHISVGPSQPETSQLIDISGKEMKMVAEAYTPPEPHFAQVVHKDVINPVEVYEQENNTHPEAVWEQQNTGVKRTGPNEVTAHVIAKRSQYYPDEIEAQVGDTVIIHLTNIEQVSDMIHGFGIAEHNVNAIVDPGETKTMEFTVQKAGVFPFYCTNFCSALHQEMQGYLAVRPQ, via the coding sequence ATGCGTTCTCGAATATCGCAGTCCCTTTCGTTTGTGCTTCTTCTCGCGTTCGGCCTTGGTCTGGCCGGGTGCGGCACGGAATCGTCCTCTACAGGTGCAGACGGCGGGGCACCGGCCTCGTACGTGCCGCCCGGCGAGAAAGACAACTACTACCTGTTCTACTCCGGCGGCCACTCGGGCAACGTGTGGGTGGCGGGCCTCCCCTCGCTCCGCATGATCCAAAAGATTCCGGTGTTTACGCCGGCGCCGGGGATGGGCTACGGCTACACGAAGGAGACGAAAGAAATGATGGGCGAGTACACCTGGGGCGATGTGCACCACCCGGGCCTCTCCAAAACCAACGGGCGGTACGACGGCCGCTGGCTCTTCGTGAACGATAACGCCAACAACCGGATTGCCCGCATCAGCCTGCGCGACTTCAAAACGAAGCAAATCCTGGGCCCCATCCCCAACTCGATGGGCAACCACGGATCGTCGTTCGTAACGCCGAACACCACGTACGTCCTCGTCGCAACGCGCTTTTCGGTGCCACTGCCCAAGGGGACGTATGCGCCCGTGGAGACGTACGAGGAAAACTTTAACGGCATCGTCAGCGGCGTCAAGGTCGACTCCACCACGGGCGAGATGTCCGTCGGCTGGCAGATCAAAACGCCGCCCTTTAACTGGGACCTTGGCTCTACCGGAAAGGGCCCGAGCCATGGCTGGGCGTTCTGGACGTCCTACAACACCGAGATGGCGCACGACTCGCTGGAGATCAACGCGAGCCAGCGCGATCGGGACTACGCGGCCTTCGTGAACTGGAAGCGCGCCGCCGAGATTGTGGCGAACGGCAACGCCGGAACCCGCAACGGCGTGCCCTTCATCGACCCGGCGGAGCACGAGGGCGTGATGTACTACGTGCCGGTTAGCAAGTCGCCGCACGGCATCGACGCGTCGCCCTCGGGCCGTTGGATCGTGGCCTCCGGAAAACTACAGCCAACAGCCACCGTGTTTGACTTCAAGCAGGTGCTTACGGCCATCGAAAACAAGGACTTTCAGGGCGAATTCCGCGGCGTACCTGTCATCAATTACGAGAGCATCGTGGAGGGCGAAGTCCCGGTGGGGCAAGGTCCGCTGCACACGCAGTTCGATGGCGAAGGCAACGCCTACACGTCGCTGTACATCGAGTCGTCGGTGGCCAAGTGGAAGCTCCCGCCGTGGGACGAAGCCACCGCGCAGGACATGAGCAAAGCCGTGGTCGACAAGATCAGCGTGCACTACAACGTGGGCCACATCGTCATTGGCGGCAGCGACACCAAAGACCCGTATGGGGAGTGGCTCGTGGCCATGAACAAGCTGTCGAAGGGACGCCACATCAGCGTGGGCCCATCGCAGCCCGAAACGAGCCAGCTCATCGACATCTCGGGGAAAGAGATGAAGATGGTGGCCGAGGCCTACACGCCGCCCGAGCCGCACTTTGCGCAGGTGGTGCACAAAGACGTCATCAACCCGGTTGAGGTCTACGAGCAGGAAAATAACACGCACCCCGAGGCCGTGTGGGAGCAGCAAAACACCGGCGTTAAGCGCACCGGCCCCAACGAGGTGACGGCGCATGTCATCGCCAAACGCAGCCAATACTATCCGGACGAGATTGAGGCGCAGGTGGGCGACACGGTGATCATTCACCTGACGAACATCGAGCAGGTATCGGACATGATCCACGGCTTTGGCATTGCCGAACACAACGTCAATGCGATTGTGGATCCGGGCGAGACCAAAACCATGGAGTTTACGGTGCAGAAGGCGGGCGTCTTCCCGTTCTATTGCACGAACTTCTGCTCGGCGCTCCACCAGGAGATGCAGGGCTACCTGGCCGTGCGCCCGCAATAA
- a CDS encoding ABC transporter ATP-binding protein produces the protein MLTLSDGGRLLDDAWIWRGLSLTVDAGTRWAVVGPSGAGKTVLLRALAGLDRLDEGAITFQARALSDWSLPAYRAAVTYVPQAPAFVEGTVADNLRVPFSFAVHRDRSYDPARVMAYLEQLDQAEDFLERPVDALSGGERQIAALLRALQLAPTILLLDEPTANVDAARTQQIEALVNRWMDSADEAAFVWTSHDADQVERMTDRALTLPDGTIQDPSATATVHD, from the coding sequence ATGTTGACGCTCTCAGACGGCGGCCGCTTGTTGGATGATGCGTGGATTTGGCGCGGGCTGTCGCTGACGGTTGACGCCGGCACGCGCTGGGCCGTGGTGGGGCCCTCGGGCGCTGGAAAGACGGTGTTGCTTCGTGCCCTCGCGGGCCTCGATCGGTTGGATGAGGGCGCCATCACCTTTCAGGCGCGGGCCTTGTCCGATTGGTCGCTGCCCGCCTACCGTGCGGCGGTCACGTATGTGCCGCAGGCCCCGGCGTTCGTGGAGGGCACCGTGGCGGATAACCTGCGCGTGCCGTTTTCCTTTGCCGTGCACCGCGACCGGTCGTACGATCCCGCCCGCGTGATGGCGTACCTGGAGCAGCTGGATCAGGCGGAGGACTTTCTGGAGCGGCCGGTGGATGCCCTCTCGGGCGGCGAACGACAGATTGCAGCGTTGCTGCGCGCCCTTCAGCTCGCACCGACCATCTTGTTGCTCGACGAGCCCACCGCCAATGTTGACGCCGCGCGCACGCAGCAGATTGAGGCGCTCGTCAACCGGTGGATGGACAGCGCCGACGAGGCCGCGTTCGTGTGGACGAGCCACGACGCCGATCAGGTCGAGCGCATGACCGACCGGGCGCTTACGCTCCCCGACGGCACCATCCAAGATCCGTCTGCAACCGCCACCGTCCATGACTGA
- the ccmA gene encoding heme ABC exporter ATP-binding protein CcmA: MDSFATQRGMMLEVTGLTKAFGATPVLDGASLTVAPGTLVALEGANGTGKTTTLRCCAGLVRPDAGTVHVEGLDVQARRAEALQRLGYLPQNVQFHEALTPRRVLRFYAALRGVSVERAHEALARVELQSAADRPCGALSGGMRQRLGLAVLGLAAVPVLLLDEPGLSLDPTWRAWLMEWLRARTDAGAAVLLSTHLTEVWAPVVDRRLRCANGHIAPVEASASAARS, from the coding sequence ATGGATTCTTTCGCTACGCAACGGGGCATGATGCTTGAAGTGACGGGACTGACAAAGGCGTTTGGGGCGACCCCGGTGCTCGATGGGGCGTCGCTCACCGTGGCGCCTGGCACGCTGGTGGCGCTGGAAGGCGCCAACGGCACGGGTAAGACGACGACCCTGCGCTGCTGCGCGGGCCTCGTGCGGCCCGATGCGGGCACGGTGCACGTTGAGGGCCTCGATGTGCAGGCGCGCCGTGCCGAGGCCCTGCAGCGGCTCGGCTATTTGCCGCAAAACGTGCAGTTTCACGAGGCCCTGACGCCCCGCCGCGTGCTCCGGTTTTATGCGGCCCTCCGCGGCGTATCCGTAGAGCGTGCGCACGAGGCGCTGGCACGTGTCGAACTCCAATCTGCGGCCGACCGCCCCTGCGGCGCCCTCTCGGGCGGCATGCGGCAACGCTTGGGACTGGCGGTGCTGGGCTTGGCGGCGGTGCCGGTGCTCCTCCTCGACGAACCCGGGTTGAGCCTCGACCCCACGTGGCGCGCCTGGCTGATGGAGTGGCTGCGGGCACGCACCGATGCCGGCGCGGCTGTGCTCCTCAGCACGCACCTGACGGAGGTGTGGGCGCCGGTGGTGGATCGTCGCCTCCGGTGCGCCAACGGACACATCGCGCCGGTGGAAGCGTCCGCGTCGGCCGCCCGCTCGTAA